aagCCACTTTTGTTCTTTCTAATCAGTATGACCTATATGAACTGATGAAAGAGGTATAAAACATTTTATAATGGCAATTACACATGCAATGAAACTATGCATTTAAAAAAGAAAATTGTTTGCACTTCAATGCTCAAATTTAAATGGTTAGCAGAGAATGGTTTCGATATattgacctctgggttatgggtcAAGCACGCTTCGGCTGCGAAAATCTGCTATCAGCCACCCCAGATGTGACTTGAACCCAAAATTCCTGGCTTAGGAGGagagtgccttatccattaggacATTGGGGAAATGTCTATCTTTCACAACCATtacgaactgatagaagcagGAAAAACAATGTCTAATGAATGGCACTGACACGTGCCCATGAAATTACCCTTTCTTTTATCTGTTTgcatttcatttttaaaaatagACTGATTAGCAGAGGATAGTTTTGATCCATCGACCGcagggttatgggcccagcacgcttccgctgcgccactctgctttcagccatttcagaaaagactagaactcacaatccatggctcaggaggccagtgtcttagaccactttTGTTCTTTGTAATCAGTATGACCTATACAAACTGATTGAAGAagtataaaaaaatgtataatggcaaTTACACATGCAATAAAACTatgcattttttatatttttgtacacACTTAAATGAAGCTGGTTAACAGAGAATGTTTTCGATCCATCGACATCttggttatgggcccagcacgttttcgctgcgccactctgcttttgtgacaggttaaaggaaatattcatagccagttatacattaaaaagtattagtaagttcatagtatgtgaggatcttaaaacatctaaggttaaaaaaacgcattcagtattagttgatagagattgataacattcatataattgtgttaaagttaaaatctgtcaaagggtacgaattgtgagagtaatgtgtaaacgttatattgattactttattttgtggtgcctaaaAGTGTTAATCTGTGATCTACGAAATGCTCTTAATCTATGAGCCGGAGATCGATTGCTCTAGTCTCCACCCATATTCATGGGGAAAATCCCGGTCTTTTCTCATTACACTAAAATTTGAATTGAGAATATAACACCGTGTCATtctcgtgattatttctcccctgttttcaggtACTTTATTGATGATAAAAATAGTAATTTAAATGTTATAACTCGCTAACATGTCAAGTGTTTAAGGTGTGTCTTAGTAACATCTTGAGGAAGTTAGTTAAGTTCGGTTGAAGTGAAGAATAGCATCGTACTGAGAGTAGCTGCCATTTTATGTCGATTGTGAATGAACATGTGCGTTGTTAATAAGATATTTTGCTGTGTTATTTGTATAATGGgttttctgttgttttgtaaTGCGTTACTTTTGTAAAGATTACACTAAAAGTTGAATTGAGAATACAACACCGTATCACTCTCGTGAgtatttctcccctgttttcaggggCGTAACACTTTCAGCCACTTCAGAAAAGACTACAACTCACAATCCATCGCTCAGGAGGCCAGTGTTTTAGGCCACTTTTGTTCTTTGTAATCAGTATTACCTatacgaactgatggaagaggtataaaaaaatgtatattggcacttaCATGGAAAAAAGACAGAGCCGGGAGGCTGTGTATCCTAGGCAGCAATGTAAGAGTAATGCTACAATGAATGTGGAAAAGACCTGCCTGCATGCAAAACAAGAAGAAGACGGACAACTCCAAGGATCAACTGTACCACTTTGACTCTATGGACACCAGACTCACTTGAACCTGTGTTTATATCTAAATAAAGCACAATTACTGTACATGAACCAATCTCTTCCATTAATTTCCTTTACCAAGTACCCTCATATGAATAAAAACAACCAAGGAGACAGTGTAACGGGTGTGATATAGTTTATTGTACAGTGACATAGAATAACACAAGCCTTGCGCACCAATATGTGAACATCACAGCATTGACAACATATACACAGAGCAACATTGACCTGGCCTTGCCGCTGCTGTAAGCGCATCACCTTCCCATCCACTCTCCCCTCGTGCATTTAGTAGCTAGCGGATCCATTATTACCATGACTACCGGGACTCTTGTCCCTAAAACTGATTAAAGACTCAATTCAAAATACTGTGTCCATGTGTATAGGATGCAAGTACTTTGAAATTAAATATATTTCTTGTCAACTTTCACTTTCAACTACAGCTTATATTGTACATTGGGCATAGTCTTATTTTCACCAACATTTTGCTAGGTGGGATATCCCCAATGTCACAGTTTAAAGTTGTCCAAATCAATAGTCCAAATCCAGAAAGTTTGTGATAAATTGAAAACCTAAACATAAAATGTGCTAAATACACAAACATCTGCCACAATAATCATATTAAGTATTTATTTAAACAAGCACCTTACAAACTGCACAAGCACCAAAAACGCTAAAACAAACAGCTCAAAAACAACACGGATTCTGCAAATGATGTatacatcactggttagaggacaacttgTAGAAAACAGTTATctacattttgaagtgttgcatTAAATCACATAAATAGTACTCTTTCAATTCAGAGCCTGGATCTTTCCCCTGATGCTAATATCCATATCATGTCAAAATCAATAGAACAGGGGTAGACATTTAGGGTTCGACATTGTGACATCAAAATACTCCTACTACTATGTTACAACATTCTACATTATTTCACTGATGTCATGAAACAACTACTTCAtgtatgtattttctgatgtttgatcAGATATCTTTTACGAGGGTATCTCAtttcacactgatcacagctgaaaggtttctctcctgtgtgtgttctttggTGCATAATCAGATTGCTAGATGttgtaaaactcttcccacattgatcacagctataaggtttctctcctgtgtgtgttctctggtgtacctTCAGCTGGCTAGATAtattaaaactctttccacattgattacagctaaaaggattctctcctgtgtgtgttctatggTGTACTTTCAGCTGGCTAGATATAATAAAACTCTCTCCACATTGATTACAgctaaaaggtttctctcctgtgtgtgttctatggTGTACCTTCAGCTTGCTAGAAcaaacaaaactcttcccacattgagtacagctatatggtttctctcgtttctctcctgtgtgtgttctctgatgtgATATCAGGTTTCTTGACTGGGTAAACCTTTTTCCACACTGAATACAgctaaaaggtttctctcctgtgtgtgttctctggtgtctcTTCAGACACCAAGAAtcaacaaaactcttcccacattgagtacagctaaaatatttctctcctgtgtgtcttcTCTGGTGTCTCTTCAGACACCAAGAAtcaacaaaactcttcccacattgagtacagctatatggtttctctcgtttctctcctgtgtgtgttctctgatgtgATATCAGGTTTCTTGACTGGGTAAAGCTCTTTCCACATTGATTACAGCTaaaagatttctctcctgtgtgtgttctctggtgtctcTTCAGACAGCTAGAAcgaacaaaactcttcccacatttgGTACAGCCAAAAGGTTTCTCTTCAGTGTGAATTCTTTGATGTATTTTAAGTTTCACTGAGGAGTTTAATattttcccacagtcagagcagcaatgAGATTTCTTTCCTGTGGGTCTCTGCAGGTGTTTCTTGAGGAGTTCTGgtgtggagagactcttctctgcctcatcagcatcatgatgttgttgaggctccccagaggatccacgatagtcCCGTATCTGTCCTGTGTGAACAAATaagtcagacagatggttaaaTGCCCACAACAGCAGAAATCCACTGTTTATTTGAGGTAAAAAGGGATAACCAGAGAGTACCCATGAAGTTGTACAACAATTGACATCTGTTAAATGATTTGACAATCTATCTTAAGACAGTCAAGACGTAAGCAGTGTGCCAGATGACTTTTGGCCTCCAATATAGGCCATTTCCATTTCTGCAGCGATGCACATGCAATTTGGTTGCAGAAACTCCTCCATGCTAATGAgaaaaccactagttatggatgtagtatatctgcaaGGAGCAAAAATGGTGAGCGAAGATGATCGTTTTTCAATGTATTCTGAATATTACATCTCACTATCAGTGTAAGATCAGGAGTGCTACTCAAGGAAACTCACATTAAGCTCTGTGTCTATTCACTAATTCACCACCATGGGGGAAAACTCAGGGGAGTTCTCATAGGCTGACAGAATAAAATAGCCTCCATTTACCGGTTGCATATGAGAGCATTTCACATTACTTTTGGATTACAATTGTAAGGCTCGTTTGAATCTCCTGCTTAATATATTTGTGTTATTGTCGCAAATCATCTGCTTTACACTTAAAAAACACTTCAACCAGTAATATGCTCTTTGGCTAGCTTTTTCATCTGCCTGACAAAAAGGGTTTGTACACTAAGTGTTTAACAAATTGGCCAATAACATCACCTAACAATAACATAAACCTACTGTAAGACCCATGACTTCACTAAACAATAacttagacctactgtaggaccaaTAACTTCCCCTAACAACAATATATACCTAATGTAGGACCGATAACTTCccctaacaacaacatagacctactgtaggacccataacatcacctaacaataacatagacctacAGTAGGACCCATAACATTAcccaacaacatagacctactcaAAACTTCACCGAACCACAATAACTACAGACATACTTGAGCACAGCATACCGGTCTTTACCAGTGCAATGAATGAAGAAGCACTGGTTGTGGTTGCATgtcgtgatgtttgtcatgtgactGTATCTGGATTAGCTGATGATAGTTGAACATGTGACTAACTAAACAGCTACATTATTAAGTATTATGTGCAATTATTGAAGAGCCGCATTAATCACAGTATCCATTTGGGTGTTGTCAATAAAGTTAAGGTGACTCTCAGTTAAAACCATTCGATAAAGGAAACTCTGAAATGATTTAGGATTTCTGTGCCCATGAAAACTGTTTTCCCAGCGTAACATAAGGAGACACTAAATGTTACGTAGTTAGAGAGCATTTCAGAGATCTGAATACAAAGAAACTGTCCGACCGTATTTAAGTTGAAGTTCATCAAATGACAAGCTTAACGTTAcgactataactactgttccccGAAGGAGGGAAACTAGGTACAACATACTATTAAATCCGCACCTCACTGGAAGCCCCGCCTTCCACAGGTCATGAGAGTGAGGCTTGGATTCATTCCTTCAATTTAATACCGCTCTTCACCGACCCaggaaggtggggggggggggggggggaactcaACAGGTGTTGTACCATGTTTCAATTTAttaattgtcttttgtttgaaacactcctgtcaatgttgaATAAGGGCATACACCTGATTACGCATATAGAAGTAGGATTAGTCTACCTGGCTGGATACATAGTAGACACTGAAGGGTTGTGGTATAATACTACCACTGACCTTTATTACCAAGCTGGATACATGTTCCTCTTCCTGAAATGTAACACGGACCAACCCATTGATTGGCTGTGAATATGTCTCATATATCTCAGTTCAAGACGACGTGGTGGGGAAAGGGGGGTGTTAGGGGGTGTTAGGAACATTTGGGGTTAAAAGATGTGTGATATGTGCTCAACATAATATTGGGCTTTGGGATAAAGGCTTTGGGAATCTCCAAGGCTTTTAGTTGTCTGTATAGGCCGGAAGCAGCGGGAATTACGGAGCGTCAGAATCGTTAGATTAAGGAGAAATTGGCCAAGACAAGCTCCGAAGGGAAAGAGTGGGTTATGAATTTACCCGTGGTACTTATGTCAAGGAGGGTGTCACTACTGGACTCACACCACATGACTCACACCACATGAAGTGGTAACTGGCAGACTGATGATACTGGACTCACACCACATGAAGACCGATGAGAGTACTGGGGGCTGTTATTCACGTCACAAATTAATGATGTGGCAATAATGGGAGAatctatgtcaaatcaaatcaaattgtatttgtcacatacacatggttagcagatgttaatgcgagtgtagcgaaatgcttgtgcttctagttccgacaatgcagtaataaccaacgagtaatctagctaacaattccaaaactactaccgtatacacataagtgtaaagggataaataatatgtacataaagatatatgaatgagtgatggtacagaacggcataggcaatatgcagtagatggtatcgagtacagtatatacatatgagatgagtatgtaaacaaagtggcatagtttaaagtggctactgatacatgtattacataaagatgcagtagatgatatagagtacagtatatacgtatgttGCCCTATTGTTAAAAAATGACCCATGCGTTGCAGTGTGTGTATTCTCAGGTGAAAGCAGCACATGATGATCATGTGTCAGGAGATAACCGAGAGCATGGGCTGAATCCTGGAGATGGAGAGCATGTCAGAATCCACCCGGCTGTTGTTCTGGACGACACAGTACAAGTGGTCTGGGAGAGTATTATTCACCAGTAATGTCCTTTAGTACAGCAACTAGAGGAGTGGTCAGGGAGAGTTTTATTCACCAGTAATGTCCTTTAGTACCACAACTAGAGGAGTGAAGTGGTCAGGGAGAGTTTTATTCACCAGTAATGTCCTTTAGTACAGCAACTAGAGGAGTGGTCAGGGAGAGTTTTATTCACCAGTAATGTCCTTTAGTACCACAACTAGAGGAGTGAAGTGGTCAGGGAGAGTTTTATTCACCAGTAATGTCCTTTAGTACAGCAACTAGTGTGGTGAAATTGTCTGGGAGAGTTATTTTCACCAGTAATGTCTTTTAGTACAGTAAGTAGAGGAGTGGCCAGGGAGAGTTTTATTCACCAGTACACCACGAGCCTGGGGAGAGAGAGCTTGTTGGGGTAATTATAATCTGGACCACATCCTAAGGAGGGaatacatgactgtaagtcgctttggataaaagcgtctgctaaatggcatatattattattattatattaatatggGAACAAAACTATTGTTACAGTTAAGCATCAGGGGGAAGAAGATGCATATGGGCAGATTAAGACAGACTTACAGACTCACTTAGGGGCTGAACTAGTGACTGACAGAGATCCAACAGTGTAGACCGTATGATGGGGGGTCAAGGGTCAGTCTTATGGAGTGTTAGTTGCAGATTCTGGCAGGACCAATATCAGTCATTCTATGGAGTCCCAAAAACCAAGGTATTAATGTTACAAGGAATTGGGAGAGCAGAATGTAATATGACTGGAGACCAAGGCATTAGCTGGTAGTAGAGGAAGGACAGCTAATAGAGTCTGGGGAACGACACCACTCCTCTGTGTATATTGTTACAGGGGATAGCTGGTaggagaggaaggacagctaATAGAGTCTGGGGAATGACACCACTGCTCTGTGTATATTGTTACAGGGGATAGCTGGTAGTAGAGGGACAGCTAACTGTGTACAATACACAGACTATGACGTTAAATTGAACGTTACACATAACCAGATCACAGTGAGAATAGCAGAGATAGTGTTGTCATTTCAGACACTTGTCAACTTTCAGTAATGGGTTTGTCAGAGAAGGCACCACGCTTGAAAGACTAGCTAGAGATCCCTGTAATACAGGAGGCCACCTCACCAGAAAGACTAGCTACAGATCCCTGCATACAGGAGGCCACCTCACCAGAAAGACGAGCTACAGATCCCTGTATACAGGAGGCCACCTGACCAGAAAGACTAGTTACAGATCCCTGTATACAGGAGGCCATCTCACTAGGAAGACTAGCTACAGATCCCTGTATACAGGAGGCCACATCACCAGAAAGACGAGTTACAGATCCCTGTATACAGGAGGCCACATCCCCAGAAGTGAGGTTCTCTGTAATAATACTGTCACATCTCCTGCATACAGGAGGCCACCTCACCAGACGTGAAGAAACAACAGAGATAACAGGACTGAAGGAGACAGATTTCATGCAAAAGCTATTCTCAATGCAGTCGCTGTGGGGACAGAACTGAAGAAGCAGTCATAGTATCGAAAGGATCTTaatggatcttaatgtttttcctcataatcctggactatcggaccaccattttattacgtttgcaattgcaacaaacaatctgctcagaccccaaccaaggaacatcaaaagtcgtgctataaattcacagacaacacaaagattccttgatgcccttccagactccctctgcctacccaaggacgccagaggacaaaaatctgttaaccacctaactgaggatctcaatttaaccttgcgcaataccctagatgcagttgcacccctaaaaactaaaaaaatgtctcataagaaactagctccctggtacacagaaaatacctgagctctgaagcaagcttccagaaaattggaacggaaatggtgccacaccaaactggaagtcttccgactagcttggaaggacggtaccgtgcagtacccgaagagcccttactgctgctcgatcatcctatttttctaacttaattgaggaaaataagaacaatccgaaattcctttttgatactgtcgcaaagctaactaaaaagcagcattccccaagagaggatgactttcactttagcagtgataaattcatgaacttctttgaggaaaagattatgattattagaaagcaaatgacggattgctctttaaacctgcgtattcctccaaacctcagttgtcccgagtctgcacaactctgccaggacctaggatcaagagagacgctcaagtcttttagtactatatctcttgacacaatgatgaaaataatcatggcctctaaaccttcaagctgcatactggaccctattccaactaaactactgaaagagctgcttcctgtgcttggccctcctatgttgaacataataaacggctctctatccactggatgtgtaccaaactcactaaaagtggcagtaataaagcctctcttgaaaaagccaaaccttgacccagaaaatataaaaaactatcggcctatatcgaatcttccattcctctcaaaaattttagagaaggctgttgcgcagcaactcactgccttcctgaagacaaaacaatgtatatgaaatgcttcagtctggttttagaccccatcatagcactgagacggcacttgtgaaggtggtaaatgacattttaatggcatcggaccgaggctctgcatctgtcctcgtgctcctagaccttagtgctgcttttgataccatcgatcaccacattcttttggagagattggaaacccaaattggtctacacggacatgttctggcctggtttagatcttatctgtcggaaagatatcagtttgtctctgtgaatggtttgtcctctgacaaatcaactgtaaatttcggtgttcctcaaggttctgttttaggaccactattgttttcactatatattttacctcttggggatgttattcgaaaacataatgtaaactttcactgctatgcggatgacacacagctgtacatttcaatgaaacatggtgaagccccaaaattgccctcgctagaagcatgtgtttcagacataaggaagtggatggctgcaaactttctactattaaactcggacaaaacagagatgattgttctaggtcccaagaaacaaagagatcttctgttgaatctgacaattaatcttaatagttgtacagtcgtctcaaataaaactgtgaaggacctcggcgttactctggaccctgatctctcttttgaagaacatatcaagaccatttcgaggacagcttttttccatctacgtaacattgcaaaaatcagaaactttctgtccaaaaatgatgcagaaaaattaatccatgcttttgtcacttctaggttagactactgcaatgctctattttccggctacccggataaagcactaaataaacttcagttagtgctaaatacggctgctagaatcctgactagaaccaaaaaaattgatcatattactccagtgctagcctctctacactggcttcctgtcaaagcaagggctgatttcaaggttttactgctaacctacaaagcattacatgggcttgctcctacctatctctctgatttggtcctgccgtacatacctacacgtacgctacggtcacaagacgcaggcctcctaattgtccctagaatttctaagcaaacagctggaggcagggctttctcctatagagctccatttttatggaacggtctgcctacccatgtcagggacgcaaactcggtctcaacctttaagtctttactgaagattcatctcttcagtgggtcatatgattgaatgtagtctggcccaggagtgggaaggtgaacggaaaggctctggagcaacgaaccgcccttgctgtctctgcctggccggttcccctctttccactgggattctctgcctctaaccctgttacgggggctgagtcactggcttactggggctctctcatgccgtccctggggggggggtgcgtcacctgagtggtttgattgattcactgttgtggtcaagcctgtctgggttggcgccccccctccccccccttgggttgtgccgtggcggagatctttgtgggctatactcggccttgtctcaggatggtaagttggtggttgaagatatccctctagtggtgtgggggctgtgctttggcaaagtgggtggggttatatccttcctgtttggccctgtccgggggtgtcctcggatgaggccacagtgtctcctgacccctcctgtctcagcctccagtatttatgctgcagtagtttatgtgtcggggggctagggtcagtttgttatatctggagtacttctcctgtcctattcggtgtcctgtgtgaatctaagtgtgcgttctctaattctctccttctctctctcggaggaactgagccctaggaccatgccccaggactacctgacatgatgactccttgctgtccccagtccacctggtcatgctgctgctccagtttcaactgttctgccttactattattcaaccatgctggtcatttatgaacatttgaacatcttggccacgttctgttataatctccacccggcacagccagaagaggactggccaccccacatagcctggttcctctctaggtttcttcctaggttttggcctttctagggagtttttcctagccaccgtgcttttacacctgcattgtttgctgtttggggttttaggctgggtttctgtacagcactttgagatatcagctgatgtacgaagggctatataaataaatttgatttgatttgatttgaaagaagctacagtaacagcatggaactagtttaaagtaacagcatggaactagactatagtaacagcatggaactagactatagtaacagcatggaactagactatagtaacagcgtggaactagactatagtaacaacgtggaactagactatagtaaaagtgtggaactagactatagtaaaagcgtggaactagactatagtaaaagcgtggaactagactacagtaactatagtaacatggaactagaccatagtaacagcatggaactagaccatagtaacagcatggaactagactatagtaacagcatggaactagactatagtaacagcatggaactagactatagtaacagcatggaactagactatagtaacagcatggaactagactatagtaacagcatggaactagactatagtaacagcatggaactagactatagtaacaacatggaacgagactatagtaacaacatggaacgagactatagtaacagcatgggactagactatagtaacagcatgggactagactatagtaacagcatgggactagactatagtaacagcatggaactagactatagtaacagcatggaactagactatagtaacagcatggaactagactatagtaacagcatggaactagactatagtaacagcatggaactagactatagtaacagcatggaactagactatagtaacagcatggaactagactatagtaacagcatggaactagactatagtaacagcatggaactagactatagtaacagcatggaactagactatagtaacagcatggaactagactatagtaacaacatggaactagactatagtaacaacatggaactagactatagtaacaacatggaactagactatagtaacaacatggaactagactatagtaacagcatggaactagactatagtaacagcatggaactagactatagtaacagcatggaactagactatagtaacagtatggaactagactatagtaacagtatggaactagactatagtaacagtatggaactagactatagtaatagcatggaactagactatagtaatagtaacatggaactagactatagtaataacatggaactagactatagtaacaacatggaactatagtaacagcatggaactagactatagtaacatggaactagactatagtaacagcatggaactagactatagtaacagcatggaactagactatagtaacagcatggaactagactatagtaacagcatggaactagactatagtaacagcatggaactagactatagtaacagcatggaactagactatggtaactatagtaacaacatggaactagactatggtagactatagtaacatggaactagactatagtaacagcatggaacta
This genomic interval from Oncorhynchus gorbuscha isolate QuinsamMale2020 ecotype Even-year unplaced genomic scaffold, OgorEven_v1.0 Un_scaffold_428, whole genome shotgun sequence contains the following:
- the LOC124018187 gene encoding zinc finger protein with KRAB and SCAN domains 7-like → MSLLRYSPKKEEEVCWTEKEGMWLNVVVKEEEEAVKIQKQVESEAVTVKEEEKDVSVKEEEDAFRVEEDVTVKVEEDEEDAVFEVKEEEGEMTVTSRNEEEETGYLGHEMVLRNRALMNTRQIRDYRGSSGEPQQHHDADEAEKSLSTPELLKKHLQRPTGKKSHCCSDCGKILNSSVKLKIHQRIHTEEKPFGCTKCGKSFVRSSCLKRHQRTHTGEKSFSCNQCGKSFTQSRNLISHQRTHTGEKREKPYSCTQCGKSFVDSWCLKRHQRRHTGEKYFSCTQCGKSFVDSWCLKRHQRTHTGEKPFSCIQCGKRFTQSRNLISHQRTHTGEKREKPYSCTQCGKSFVCSSKLKVHHRTHTGEKPFSCNQCGESFIISSQLKVHHRTHTGENPFSCNQCGKSFNISSQLKVHQRTHTGEKPYSCDQCGKSFTTSSNLIMHQRTHTGEKPFSCDQCEMRYPRKRYLIKHQKIHT